A portion of the Tenacibaculum todarodis genome contains these proteins:
- a CDS encoding SPOR domain-containing protein translates to MPLANYINDLLYRYDCVIVPNFGGFVTNRIGAKVNNYTHTFYPPAKQISFNAHLKHNDGLLVNYIAKAENISFDAALKTVTDTVNNWQTTLKTSSIEVSSVGKLSLNEEKQVVFEPNTTVNYLTESFGLASFESSAITRFKEEVKPLIPVVETTSKDNKKVIPLFVKYAATAAILLTLGFAGWSGYEQNKQQKHFAKQQQEVAKKIQQATFVIDNPLPTINLNVSKATPKNFHIIAGAFEFPENAAKKANQLKEKGFNAKVIGKNKWGLTQVTFNSFSDKNDAINSLYKIQKTISKDAWLLIKKLD, encoded by the coding sequence ATGCCATTAGCAAATTACATCAACGATTTATTATACAGATACGATTGTGTTATTGTACCAAATTTTGGAGGTTTTGTAACCAATAGAATTGGCGCAAAAGTTAACAATTACACGCACACATTTTATCCACCTGCAAAGCAAATTTCATTCAATGCACACTTAAAGCATAATGATGGTTTGTTGGTGAATTATATTGCAAAAGCAGAAAATATATCGTTTGACGCGGCTTTAAAGACCGTAACTGACACTGTAAATAATTGGCAAACAACTTTAAAAACATCTTCAATAGAAGTTTCTTCAGTTGGAAAATTATCTTTAAACGAAGAAAAACAAGTTGTTTTTGAACCAAATACAACCGTTAATTATTTAACAGAATCGTTTGGATTAGCTTCTTTTGAATCTTCTGCAATTACAAGATTTAAAGAAGAAGTAAAACCATTAATTCCGGTTGTAGAAACAACTTCTAAAGACAACAAAAAAGTAATTCCTTTATTTGTAAAATATGCTGCAACAGCTGCTATTTTATTAACATTAGGTTTTGCTGGTTGGTCTGGTTATGAGCAAAATAAGCAACAAAAACATTTTGCAAAACAACAACAAGAAGTTGCTAAAAAAATACAACAAGCAACATTTGTAATAGACAATCCTTTACCAACAATTAACTTAAATGTTAGTAAAGCTACGCCTAAAAACTTTCATATAATTGCAGGTGCATTTGAGTTTCCGGAAAATGCTGCTAAAAAAGCAAATCAATTGAAAGAAAAAGGATTTAATGCTAAAGTTATCGGGAAAAATAAATGGGGTTTAACACAAGTTACTTTTAATAGTTTTTCTGATAAAAATGATGCTATAAACAGCCTTTATAAGATTCAAAAAACGATATCTAAAGACGCTTGGTTGTTAATTAAAAAGTTAGACTAA
- a CDS encoding acyl-CoA thioesterase, with product MSAKTPSQSLTTLTDLVLPGETNYLENLFGGEVLARMDRACSIAARRHSRRIVVTASVNHVAFNKAVPVGSVVTIEAKVSRAFKSSMEIYADVWIEDRQSGERTKVNEGIYTFVAVDETGKPVPIPQITPETDLEKERYEGALRRKQLSLILAGKLNPKEATELKALFI from the coding sequence ATGAGCGCAAAAACACCAAGTCAATCTTTAACAACACTTACCGATTTAGTTTTACCAGGAGAAACAAATTATTTAGAAAACCTTTTTGGTGGAGAAGTACTTGCAAGAATGGACAGAGCTTGTAGTATTGCAGCCCGTCGTCATTCTAGAAGAATTGTTGTTACTGCATCTGTAAATCATGTTGCGTTTAATAAAGCCGTTCCTGTTGGAAGTGTAGTAACTATTGAAGCTAAAGTATCGCGAGCGTTTAAATCTTCAATGGAAATTTATGCAGATGTTTGGATAGAAGATCGCCAATCTGGAGAAAGAACTAAGGTAAACGAAGGAATTTACACATTTGTAGCTGTTGATGAAACAGGTAAACCAGTTCCAATTCCACAAATTACACCAGAAACGGATTTAGAAAAAGAAAGATATGAAGGCGCTTTACGAAGAAAACAACTAAGTTTAATTCTTGCCGGAAAATTAAACCCAAAGGAAGCTACAGAGCTAAAAGCCTTATTTATATAG
- a CDS encoding AI-2E family transporter: MKNAANFIIVTVAIITTLVMGKGILIPFVFALIFWFFTREIRKTIYKLPFAKKFIPKWLSNILVFSIIILFFGFISEIITNSISNLTTSYSKYEPNVERIITDLGSYFQIDIFKSIKSVVGDFDYGSVLGDVANGISSLLGDTFMIVIYALFIFLEESSLKVKLTKMFTSKENYNQLQEMLGKIEFSISNYLRLKTYVSVLTGVLSYIILIMVGIDSAPFWAFLIFLLNYIPTIGSLVGTVFPAVFSLIQFGEFTPFLIVLIAVGAIQVIVGNVIEPKLFGKSLNLSPLVTILALAIWGQIWGITGMILSVPITVIMMIIFAQFDKTKSVAIMLSESGNIDQFSKKITI, translated from the coding sequence ATGAAAAACGCTGCAAACTTTATAATTGTTACGGTTGCTATAATTACAACTTTAGTAATGGGAAAAGGAATTTTAATTCCGTTTGTGTTTGCGCTTATTTTTTGGTTTTTTACACGAGAAATTAGAAAAACAATCTACAAATTACCGTTTGCTAAAAAGTTTATACCTAAATGGTTAAGTAACATTTTAGTGTTTTCTATAATCATTTTATTTTTTGGTTTTATTTCAGAAATTATTACCAATAGTATTTCTAATTTAACAACTTCTTACAGCAAATACGAACCCAACGTAGAAAGAATTATTACCGATTTAGGTAGTTATTTTCAAATAGATATTTTTAAATCTATAAAATCTGTTGTTGGAGATTTTGATTACGGTTCTGTTTTAGGCGATGTTGCAAATGGTATTAGCAGTTTACTTGGCGATACTTTTATGATTGTTATTTATGCGCTATTTATCTTTTTAGAAGAAAGTAGCTTGAAGGTAAAACTAACAAAAATGTTTACTTCAAAAGAAAACTATAATCAACTACAAGAAATGCTAGGTAAAATTGAATTTTCAATTTCAAATTACTTGCGTTTAAAAACCTATGTAAGCGTTTTAACAGGTGTTTTAAGCTATATAATATTGATTATGGTTGGAATTGATTCTGCACCGTTTTGGGCGTTCTTAATCTTTCTTTTAAACTATATACCAACAATTGGTTCTTTGGTTGGTACGGTTTTTCCGGCGGTTTTTAGCTTAATTCAGTTTGGAGAGTTTACACCGTTTTTAATTGTATTAATTGCTGTTGGAGCCATACAAGTAATTGTTGGAAATGTAATTGAACCTAAATTATTTGGTAAATCTTTAAATTTAAGTCCGTTGGTAACCATTTTAGCCTTGGCAATTTGGGGGCAAATTTGGGGAATTACAGGCATGATTTTATCCGTGCCAATTACAGTAATTATGATGATAATTTTTGCACAGTTTGATAAAACAAAATCCGTTGCAATTATGCTTTCTGAAAGCGGAAATATAGATCAGTTTAGTAAAAAAATTACTATATAA
- a CDS encoding murein hydrolase activator EnvC family protein produces the protein MNSKRNIAFLFLLLSVGFSSFSQTRKQLEAQRKKINKEIKQVNKLIFETKKKERSALEDLKDINQKISVRKKLINTINLEAKVLSKEISTNQKELAKLNQKLTDLKADYADMVFKSYKSKSQQSKTMFLLSSQNFYQAYKRLQYMNQYTSYRKKQGEEIVVQTEIVQKLNDSLLYQKQIKDTLILVEKEQKQKVEIDKKNQEQLVSKIKKKEKKYKRELQKKIKEEKRVAGKIDKIIRDAIARSNRNRKKGTKKSAGFILTPEAKALAAKFEQNKTKLPWPVEKGLVTRKFGIQKHPTIGGITINSTGIHLTTEKSAKAKSVFNGTVMAIQLASEGKRSVLVKHGNYITAYNNLAKVYVKKGSKITTGQNLGEIFTDKVTGKTTLVFVLYQNTKKLNPISWLLKR, from the coding sequence GTGAATTCAAAAAGAAACATAGCATTTTTATTCCTTCTTTTAAGTGTTGGATTCTCTTCTTTCAGTCAAACTAGAAAGCAGTTAGAAGCACAACGAAAAAAGATAAACAAGGAAATAAAACAGGTTAATAAATTAATTTTTGAAACCAAAAAGAAAGAAAGAAGCGCTTTAGAAGATTTAAAAGATATTAATCAGAAAATTTCTGTTAGAAAAAAACTGATTAACACCATAAACTTAGAAGCTAAAGTACTTTCTAAAGAGATTTCTACCAATCAAAAAGAGCTAGCAAAACTTAACCAGAAACTTACAGATTTAAAGGCAGATTATGCCGATATGGTTTTTAAATCATACAAAAGTAAATCGCAACAAAGCAAAACTATGTTTTTGTTGTCTTCTCAAAACTTTTACCAAGCTTACAAACGTTTGCAGTATATGAATCAATATACTTCTTACCGAAAAAAACAAGGTGAAGAAATAGTTGTTCAAACAGAAATAGTTCAAAAATTAAACGATTCTTTATTGTATCAAAAACAAATAAAAGACACGTTGATTTTGGTTGAAAAGGAGCAAAAACAAAAGGTTGAAATTGATAAAAAGAACCAAGAACAGTTAGTTTCTAAAATAAAAAAGAAGGAAAAAAAGTATAAAAGAGAACTTCAGAAAAAAATTAAAGAAGAAAAACGCGTTGCTGGTAAAATTGATAAAATTATTAGAGATGCCATTGCTAGATCTAACAGAAATAGAAAAAAAGGCACAAAGAAATCTGCCGGATTTATTTTAACTCCAGAAGCAAAAGCATTAGCTGCAAAGTTTGAACAAAACAAAACAAAACTTCCTTGGCCTGTAGAAAAAGGCTTGGTTACAAGAAAATTTGGTATTCAAAAACACCCAACAATTGGCGGAATTACCATTAATAGCACAGGAATACATCTTACTACAGAAAAAAGTGCCAAAGCAAAAAGTGTTTTTAACGGTACCGTAATGGCTATTCAGCTTGCTTCCGAAGGAAAAAGATCTGTTTTAGTAAAGCATGGTAATTATATAACTGCTTATAATAATCTTGCAAAAGTGTATGTTAAAAAAGGTAGTAAAATTACTACTGGTCAAAATCTTGGAGAAATTTTTACAGATAAAGTTACTGGTAAAACTACATTAGTTTTTGTGTTGTATCAGAATACAAAAAAATTAAATCCAATTAGTTGGTTGTTAAAACGCTAA
- a CDS encoding DUF4292 domain-containing protein, translated as MKIIKYLFVFTLLITACKSSKNTVNTNAIAKKMSAKKVAKKHLSNSFSKKTIDAKLRVKFKNNKQNESFSVRMKIIKDEVIWLKGSKIISIFKAKITPTKVSYYSPYAKNYFEGDYSLIKDFLGTDITFEELQNIFLGQAKIENKGKEHTVEIVDNAYILSPEEQLALFDRFIHVNPTHFKLDKHVLVNDLKGQKLDITYPSYLQKEAEVFPENILINVTENNKFTNIDIDVKSVVFDTKLSIPFTIPSGYKKLNF; from the coding sequence ATGAAAATTATAAAATATCTATTTGTTTTTACACTACTAATTACAGCATGTAAATCTAGTAAAAACACTGTAAATACTAACGCAATAGCTAAAAAAATGTCTGCAAAAAAAGTTGCAAAAAAACATCTCTCAAATAGTTTTAGTAAGAAAACTATTGATGCTAAATTGCGTGTAAAATTCAAGAATAACAAGCAAAATGAAAGTTTTTCTGTTAGGATGAAAATTATTAAAGATGAAGTAATTTGGTTAAAAGGTTCTAAAATTATTTCAATTTTTAAAGCGAAGATTACACCAACTAAAGTGAGCTATTATTCACCTTATGCTAAAAATTATTTTGAAGGCGATTACTCTTTAATTAAAGATTTTTTAGGAACAGATATTACTTTTGAAGAACTACAAAATATCTTTTTAGGGCAAGCAAAAATTGAAAATAAAGGAAAAGAACACACGGTAGAAATAGTTGACAACGCATATATTTTATCGCCAGAAGAACAATTAGCGCTGTTTGATCGATTTATTCATGTAAATCCAACTCATTTTAAATTAGATAAACATGTTTTGGTAAACGATTTAAAAGGTCAGAAATTAGATATTACGTATCCTAGCTACTTGCAAAAAGAAGCAGAGGTTTTTCCTGAAAATATTCTTATAAATGTTACTGAAAACAATAAGTTTACCAATATTGATATTGATGTGAAATCAGTAGTTTTTGACACCAAATTAAGTATTCCTTTTACAATTCCTTCAGGTTATAAAAAGTTAAATTTTTAG
- a CDS encoding tetratricopeptide repeat protein, with amino-acid sequence MEVSKKALLSFFLLLFSFCAFSQDSIPANIPVTEKKNLEFQEYFFKALSEKSIRNYQKAIDNLEECNTLIPNNKAVLFELSKNYLLLNKPFEALEYGNLALEKDPENLWILEHLVAINKKDRNYKDAIKLQEKIAKKHPKKKQALVFLHLQNRDFVSAKKTLNELENEKLLSARLRRIKANLEKPKAVKKTKELTKTNPQNLDLVKQFESDKSFNSLKKLLEKLDSNNDTELVKYSQNGIGLFPAQPFVYLMNGKALNKQKQYKKALESLQNGIDFVIDDPKTEAIFYTEMANAYQGLGKTKEADKFRKKAKQ; translated from the coding sequence TTGGAAGTAAGCAAAAAGGCATTATTGTCTTTTTTCTTACTTCTGTTTTCTTTTTGCGCTTTTTCTCAAGATAGTATTCCGGCAAATATTCCCGTTACTGAGAAAAAGAATTTAGAATTTCAAGAGTATTTCTTTAAGGCACTTTCAGAAAAATCCATTAGAAATTATCAAAAAGCAATCGATAATTTAGAGGAATGCAACACATTAATTCCAAATAATAAGGCAGTATTGTTTGAGTTATCTAAGAATTATTTATTACTAAACAAACCTTTTGAAGCCTTAGAATACGGAAACTTAGCCTTAGAAAAAGATCCAGAAAATCTATGGATTTTAGAGCATCTTGTTGCTATAAATAAAAAAGATAGAAATTATAAAGACGCTATTAAACTACAAGAGAAAATAGCTAAAAAACATCCAAAGAAAAAACAAGCTTTAGTTTTTTTACATTTACAAAACAGAGATTTTGTTTCCGCAAAAAAAACATTGAATGAACTTGAAAATGAAAAATTGCTATCTGCCAGATTACGAAGAATTAAAGCAAATTTAGAAAAACCTAAAGCAGTTAAAAAGACAAAGGAATTAACAAAAACAAACCCACAAAATTTAGATTTGGTAAAGCAGTTTGAAAGTGATAAATCTTTTAACTCCTTAAAAAAATTATTAGAGAAATTAGATTCTAATAATGATACAGAACTAGTAAAATATAGCCAAAACGGAATCGGTTTGTTCCCAGCGCAACCCTTTGTGTATTTAATGAATGGAAAAGCACTAAACAAACAAAAACAATATAAAAAAGCATTGGAAAGTTTACAAAATGGCATCGATTTTGTAATTGATGACCCAAAAACCGAAGCTATTTTTTATACAGAAATGGCAAACGCTTATCAAGGTTTAGGAAAAACCAAAGAAGCTGATAAGTTTAGAAAAAAAGCTAAACAATGA
- a CDS encoding sugar phosphate nucleotidyltransferase, translated as MKIIVPMAGIGSRLRPHTLTIPKPLTVIAGKPIVQRLVEDITSVVNQKIEEIAFIIGPASKGFPANTEEKLKEIATKLGAKGSVYVQNEALGTAHAIHCAKESLSGPCVVAFADTLFKADFTLDANTDGAIWVKQVEDPSAFGVVKLKDGVITDFVEKPKNFVSDLAIIGIYYFKDGDKVREEIQNLIDNDIRPSGEFQLTEVLESLKQQGAQFIPGKVDAWMDCGKKDPTVDTNKQVLGFEHADGNNLVAKDVVLENSEIIQPCFVGENVVLKNTKIGPFVSIGANSVVEDSTIVNSLIQSNVEISNANLDNAMIGNNAKYNGNYTSVSIGDYTELT; from the coding sequence ATGAAAATTATAGTCCCAATGGCAGGAATAGGATCGCGTTTGCGTCCACATACATTAACAATTCCTAAACCATTAACCGTTATTGCCGGTAAACCAATTGTACAACGTTTGGTTGAAGATATTACTTCGGTTGTGAATCAGAAAATTGAAGAAATTGCCTTTATTATTGGACCTGCTTCAAAAGGTTTTCCTGCAAATACTGAAGAAAAATTAAAAGAAATAGCCACAAAGTTAGGAGCAAAAGGTTCTGTATATGTTCAAAATGAAGCATTAGGAACTGCACACGCAATTCATTGTGCTAAAGAATCTTTAAGCGGGCCATGTGTTGTTGCTTTTGCAGACACCCTTTTTAAAGCAGATTTCACATTAGATGCAAATACTGATGGCGCAATTTGGGTAAAACAAGTTGAAGACCCAAGTGCTTTTGGTGTTGTAAAATTAAAAGATGGTGTAATTACTGATTTTGTTGAAAAACCAAAGAATTTTGTTTCAGACTTAGCTATTATTGGAATCTATTATTTTAAAGATGGCGATAAGGTGCGTGAAGAAATTCAGAATTTAATTGATAATGATATTAGGCCTTCTGGAGAATTTCAATTAACAGAAGTATTAGAATCTTTAAAACAACAAGGAGCACAATTTATTCCTGGAAAAGTTGATGCTTGGATGGATTGTGGTAAAAAAGACCCAACAGTAGATACAAATAAACAAGTTTTAGGTTTTGAACATGCAGACGGCAACAATTTAGTAGCTAAAGACGTTGTATTAGAAAATTCAGAAATTATACAACCTTGTTTCGTTGGTGAAAACGTAGTACTTAAAAACACTAAAATTGGTCCTTTTGTTTCAATCGGAGCAAATAGTGTGGTAGAAGATTCTACAATTGTAAATTCTTTAATACAAAGCAATGTAGAAATTTCAAACGCCAATTTAGACAATGCAATGATTGGTAATAATGCAAAATATAATGGTAACTACACATCCGTAAGCATAGGTGATTATACAGAACTTACATAA
- a CDS encoding ABC transporter ATP-binding protein, with protein sequence MLEVKKLSISFNNNTVVHNLNFKLQKNKILGIVGESGSGKSVSSLALLGLLPKQATIEGEVLFEENNLLSYSEKDFQQIRGNKIAMIFQEPMSSLNPTLTCGFQVAEILQQHTQLSSKEIKAAVLSLFEKVKLPRPEAIFSSFPHQISGGQKQRVMIAMAIACKPQILIADEPTTALDVTVQKEIIFLLKELQQENGMSILFITHDLALVSEIADEVLVMYQGKVVEKGTAKQVFKNSKENYTKALINSKPNLEERLKTLPTVTNFIEETVDSTIYTNEEREAFHQKIYAKKPLLEIINLEKHFISNGSWFGKKEIVKAVNDVSFKIYEGETLGLVGESGCGKTTLGRTILQLEKATSGQIFYNGKDISNLKNSAFKSLRKEIQIIFQDPFSSLNPRISVGKAIMEPMKVHNILSSNKERKAYVLELLEKVGLSAEHFNRFPHEFSGGQRQRIGIARTIALQPKLIICDESVSALDVSVQAQVLNLLNQLKAEFNFTYIFISHDLSVVKYMADQLVVMNKGKIEEINDADVIYTNPKTSYTKTLIDAIPKGI encoded by the coding sequence AATTACAGAAAAATAAAATTTTGGGTATTGTTGGTGAAAGCGGAAGCGGAAAATCGGTAAGTTCTTTAGCGTTATTAGGTTTATTACCAAAACAAGCAACTATTGAAGGCGAAGTTTTGTTTGAAGAAAACAACCTTTTAAGTTATTCTGAAAAAGATTTTCAGCAAATAAGAGGAAACAAAATAGCCATGATTTTTCAAGAACCAATGAGTTCTTTAAATCCAACGTTAACTTGTGGCTTTCAAGTGGCAGAAATTTTACAACAACATACCCAACTTTCTTCAAAAGAGATAAAAGCAGCTGTTCTTTCTCTTTTTGAAAAAGTAAAATTACCAAGACCAGAAGCAATTTTTAGTTCATTTCCACATCAAATTAGTGGCGGACAAAAACAACGTGTTATGATTGCCATGGCAATTGCATGCAAACCACAAATTTTAATTGCTGATGAACCAACAACTGCATTGGATGTTACGGTTCAAAAAGAAATAATTTTTTTACTGAAAGAATTACAGCAAGAAAATGGAATGAGTATTTTATTTATAACGCACGATTTAGCCTTGGTTTCTGAAATTGCTGATGAGGTTCTTGTAATGTACCAAGGAAAAGTTGTAGAAAAAGGCACCGCAAAACAGGTTTTTAAAAATTCGAAGGAAAACTATACAAAAGCCTTAATCAATTCTAAACCCAATTTAGAAGAGCGATTAAAAACGCTTCCGACTGTAACAAATTTTATTGAAGAAACGGTAGATTCAACTATTTACACAAATGAAGAACGCGAAGCTTTTCATCAAAAAATATATGCTAAAAAACCCTTATTAGAAATTATTAATCTTGAAAAGCATTTTATTTCTAATGGTTCTTGGTTTGGTAAAAAAGAGATTGTAAAAGCTGTTAATGATGTTTCATTTAAAATTTATGAAGGTGAAACTTTAGGTTTGGTTGGAGAATCTGGTTGCGGGAAAACTACTTTAGGACGCACAATTCTTCAACTTGAAAAAGCAACATCTGGACAAATTTTTTACAACGGTAAAGATATTTCGAACTTAAAAAATTCAGCATTTAAAAGTTTAAGAAAAGAGATTCAAATTATTTTTCAAGATCCTTTTTCATCTTTAAATCCAAGAATTTCAGTCGGAAAAGCAATTATGGAACCCATGAAGGTTCATAATATTTTATCTTCTAACAAAGAACGTAAAGCCTATGTTTTAGAATTGTTAGAAAAAGTAGGTCTATCGGCTGAACATTTTAATCGTTTTCCGCATGAGTTTTCTGGCGGACAACGACAACGAATTGGAATTGCAAGAACCATTGCATTACAACCTAAATTAATTATTTGTGACGAATCAGTTTCTGCACTCGACGTTTCAGTACAAGCACAAGTTTTGAACTTATTAAATCAGTTGAAGGCAGAATTCAACTTTACCTATATTTTTATTTCGCATGATTTATCTGTGGTAAAATACATGGCAGATCAATTAGTAGTTATGAATAAAGGGAAAATTGAAGAAATAAATGATGCTGATGTTATTTACACCAACCCAAAAACAAGCTACACAAAAACCTTAATAGATGCAATACCTAAAGGAATTTAA